A stretch of the Danio rerio strain Tuebingen ecotype United States chromosome 18, GRCz12tu, whole genome shotgun sequence genome encodes the following:
- the LOC100330861 gene encoding fibulin-7, with protein sequence MKNPGHAVLLSVFLCQIYITSAQDCPSKQELQNSLHQAQKLLSAQESSYLQSLRTLKKKLSLLQDSVVQLPAKPRNLTCPALDTPAHGRKLGKVLFPGHEAHFLCDAGYELLGSETRQCRDSLSWSGQQPVCREIDECLSSPCANAGTCTDEVNGFSCVCPKGWAGPACQSPTPTFLVTVMNSPAVTAAPAFTRPARCSAVQGTTVCSCEPGFSVSGRDSSVCTDIDECKLFHNGPAGRLCLHTCVNTAGGYRCSCPAGYNLTRDGRNCKDIDECSSRQNDCTREQICVNTYGGFQCVKVECPNTRDATYAKTSAVRCERNPCPAGSRSCSQAPNSVSFHYLSLVSNLSAPRVVFRMSASRMIGDSLRFAVSGGRSRRHFSMQRLDRQTGELLLTGPVQGPQTLELELEMSELERRELLGRYVTKLKIFVSQYEF encoded by the exons ATGAAGAACCCAGGACATGCAGTTCTGCTGTCAGTGTTCCTCTGTCAGATTTACATCACCTCAGCACAG GACTGTCCCAGTAAGCAGGAGCTCCAGAACTCCCTCCATCAGGCCCAGAAGCTGCTGTCGGCGCAGGAATCCTCATACCTGCAGAGTCTCCGCACACTGAAGAAGAAGCTCAGCCTCCTGCAGGACAGTGTTGTTCAGCTGCCTGCTAAACCCAGGAACC TCACCTGTCCTGCCCTGGACACTCCGGCCCATGGCAGAAAGCTGGGGAAAGTTCTGTTTCCTGGTCATGAGGCTCACTTCCTGTGTGACGCCGGCTACGAGCTGCTGGGGTCCGAGACGCGGCAGTGCAGAGACTCGCTCAGCTGGAGCGGCCAGCAGCCCGTCTGCAGAG AAATCGACGAGTGTCTTTCATCGCCCTGCGCCAACGCCGGCACCTGTACAGACGAGGTCAACGGGTTCAGCTGTGTGTGCCCAAAGGGCTGGGCCGGACCCGCGTGCCAGTCGCCAACACCCACCT TTCTGGTCACTGTAATGAACTCGCCTGCGGTCACCGCTGCGCCCGCCTTCACCCGTCCCGCCCGATGCAGCGCGGTGCAAGGAACCACTGTCTGCAGCTGTGAGCCGGGATTCAGCGTCTCCGGCCGTGACAGCAGCGTCTGCACAG ACATCGACGAGTGTAAACTCTTCCACAACGGGCCGGCGGGGCGCTTATGTCTGCACACGTGTGTGAACACTGCTGGAGGGTACCGGTGCTCCTGCCCCGCCGGGTACAACCTGACCCGCGACGGACGCAACTGCAAAG acATCGATGAGTGCAGCAGCCGGCAGAACGACTGCACACGCGAGCAGATCTGCGTCAACACCTATGGAGGGTTTCAGTGCGTCAAAGTGGAGTGTCCAAACACACGGGACGCCACCTACGCCAAAACATCTGCAGt GCGCTGTGAGAGGAACCCCTGCCCCGCAGGCAGCAGGAGCTGTTCTCAGGCCCCTAACTCTGTCTCCTTCCACTACCTGTCTTTGGTGTCCAACCTGTCGGCGCCGCGGGTCGTGTTCCGCATGTCGGCCAGCAGGATGATCGGAGACTCGCTGCGCTTCGCTGTATCAGGAGGCCGCAGCCGCCGGCACTTCAGCATGCAGCGTTTGGACCGCCAGACGGGGGAGCTGCTGCTGACCGGGCCGGTGCAGGGACCCCAAAccctggagctggagctggagatGAGCGAGCTGGAGCGCAGAGAGCTGCTGGGCCGATACGTCACCAAACTCAAGATCTTTGTCTCCCAGTATGAGTTCTAG
- the pdpr gene encoding pyruvate dehydrogenase phosphatase regulatory subunit, mitochondrial, with amino-acid sequence MRGGAWCVCPRAPVLLRRWLCVGGGASGGQAQRGVRFFSSEAPPTLPARARVLICGGGVVGTSVAYHLAKLGWTEILLLEQGRLGAGTTRFCAGIVSVAKPLSIESQMADYSSALYERLQQETGVSTGFVRTGSLCLAQNQDRFLSLKRLASRLKALGVACSIIKPKEVSKLHPLVNIHDLVGALHLPGDAVVSPPDVNHAMAVAAAANGVQIFEHTSVTHVLMKNGHVAAVETDRGSVECEYFVNCAGQWAYELGQSSEVKVSVPLHGCEHFYLLTKPLSEPLPSDSPVVIDMDGRIYARSWHGGILSGGFEKNPKPIFTEGRNQLEVQNMQEDWDHFEPMLSALLRRMPALEACEVQQLVNCPESFTPDMRCLMGETPGAGGYFVLAGMNSSGLSFAGGAGKFLAEWMTHGYPSANVWPLDIKRFGNLQSSRTFLRHRVMEVMPLLYELKVPRWDFQTGRQLRTSPLYDRLDTQGARWMEKHGFERAKYFVPAGKDLLALDQSKTFYKPDWFDIVGAEVKCCKEAVCVIDMSSFTKFELTSSGDQALHLLQRLCANDLDVPVGHIVHTGMLNARGGYENDCSVVRLSKNSFFIISPTDQQVHCWSWMKQHMPSDPQLHLEDVSWKYTALNLIGPRAMDVLSELSYVSMTPEHFPSLFCKEMSVGYANGIRVMSMTHTGEPGFMLYIPIEYALHVYNEVMSVGQKYGIRNAGYYALRSLRIEKFFAFWGQDLDSFTTPLECGREFRVKFDKDTDFLGRAALLQQRELGVTRRFLMLVLEDHDAELDLWPWWGEPIYRSGQLAGTTSSSAYSYTLQRHVCLGFIRRLEDGAPAVITPEFINRGDYEVEIAGQRFPAKAKLYPFSSLFAQQRRRKEDLELSNFQSK; translated from the exons ATGCGCGGCGGTGCGTGGTGTGTGTGCCCGCGGGCTCCTGTTCTCCTGCGCCGCTGGCTGTGTGTGGGGGGCGGGGCCTCTGGTGGGCAGGCACAGAGAGGGGTGCGGTTCTTCAGCTCAGAGGCTCCGCCCACTCTGCCCGCCCGTGCCCGCGTGCTGATCTGCGGAGGCGGAGTGGTGGGCACGTCGGTGGCGTATCACCTGGCCAAACTGGGCTGGACAGAGATCCTGCTGCTGGAGCAGGGCAG gCTCGGAGCCGGCACCACCCGCTTCTGCGCGGGCATCGTGAGCGTGGCCAAACCGCTGTCCATCGAGAGTCAGATGGCGGATTACTCCAGTGCACTGTACGAGCGGCTGCAGCAGGAGACCGGCGTCAGCACCG GATTCGTCCGCACCGGATCTCTGTGTCTGGCGCAGAATCAGGACCGGTTTCTGTCTCTGAAGCGTCTGGCGTCCAGACTGAA GGCTCTGGGCGTGGCCTGCAGCATCATCAAGCCTAAAGAGGTGTCAAAGCTCCACCCACTGGTTAATATTCATGATCTGGTGGGCGCTCTGCACCTGCCGGGGGACGCTGTGGTTTCTCCACCCGATGTCAATCATGCGATGGCGGTGGCGGCAGCAGCTAACG GTGTGCAGATCTTTGAACACACCAGCGTCACACACGTGCTGATGAAGAATGGTCACGTGGCCGCAGTGGAGACTGATCGCGGGTCAGTGGAGTGTGAATACTTTGTCAACTGTGCTGGACAG tgggcGTATGAGCTGGGTCAGAGCAGTGAGGTGAAGGTGTCTGTTCCTCTGCATGGATGTGAGCACTTCTACCTGCTGACCAAACCTCTTTCTGAGCCGCTACCGTCCGACAGTCCAG TGGTGATCGACATGGACGGACGGATCTATGCGCGCTCTTGGCATGGGGGAATCCTGTCTGGAGGTTTCGAGAAGAACCCCAAACCCATCTTCACTGAGGGACGCAACCAGCTGGAGGTGCAGAACATGCAGGAGGACTGGGATCACTTCG agccgATGCTGAGTGCTCTGCTGCGCCGGATGCCGGCTCTGGAGGCCTGTGAGGTGCAGCAGCTGGTCAACTGCCCCGAGTCCTTCACGCCGGACATGCGCTGCCTGATGGGTGAGACTCCGGGTGCCGGCGGGTACTTCGTGCTGGCAGGCATGAACTCGTCCGGCCTGTCGTTCGCCGGCGGAGCGGGGAA GTTTCTGGCGGAGTGGATGACACACGGGTACCCCAGCGCCAACGTCTGGCCTCTAGACATCAAGCGCTTCGGGAACCTGCAGAGCAGCCGCACCTTCCTGCGGCACCGGGTGATGGAGGTGATGC CGCTGCTGTATGAGCTGAAGGTTCCGCGCTGGGACTTCCAGACGGGCCGGCAGCTGCGCACCAGTCCCCTGTATGACCGGCTGGACACGCAGGGCGCCCGCTGGATGGAGAAACACGGCTTCGAGCGCGCTAAATACTTCGTCCCCGCAGGGAAGG ACCTGCTGGCGCTGGATCAGAGTAAGACCTTCTACAAGCCGGACTGGTTTGATATCGTGGGCGCGGAGGTGAAGTGCTGTAAGGAGGCGGTGTGTGTGATCGACATGTCCTCCTTCACCAAGTTTGAGCTCACA tcctCAGGGGATCAGGCTCTGCATCTGCTGCAGCGTCTCTGTGCTAATGATCTGGATGTTCCGGTCGGGCACATCGTGCACACGGGCATGCTGAACGCCAGAGGAGGCTACGAGAACGACTGCAGCGTGGTGCGCCTCAGCAAGAACAG CTTCTTCATCATCTCTCCCACTGATCAGCAAGTGCACTGCTGGTCCTGGATGAAGCAGCACATGCCGAGCGACCCGCAGCTCCACCTGGAGGACGTCAGCTGGAAGTACACAG CGCTGAATCTGATTGGTCCTCGAGCCATGGATGTGCTGTCCGAACTCTCGTATGTGTCCATGACTCCAGAGCACTTCCCTTCGCTCTTCTGTAAG gaaATGAGCGTGGGCTACGCTAACGGCATCAGAGTGATGAGCATGACACACACAGGAGAGCCGGGGTTCATGCTGTATATTCCCATTGAG TATGCACTGCACGTGTATAATGAGGTGATGTCGGTGGGCCAGAAGTACGGCATCCGCAACGCCGGCTACTACGCTCTGCGGAGTCTGCGCATCGAGAAGTTCTTTGCGTTCTGGGGTCAGGATCTGGACTCGTTCACCACACCGCTGGAGTGCGGACGCGAGTTCAGGGTCAAGTTTGACAAG GACACAGATTTCCTGGGCCGGGCCGCTCTGCTGCAGCAGCGTGAGTTAGGGGTGACGCGGCGCTTCCTCATGCTGGTTCTGGAGGATCATGATGCGGAGTTGGACCTGTGGCCGTGGTGGGGTGAGCCCATATATCGCAGCGGGCAGCTAGCGGGCACCACCAGCAGCAGCGCCTACAGCTACACCCTGCAGCGGCACGTGTGTCTGGGCTTCATCCGGCGGCTGGAGGACGGCGCGCCCGCGGTGATCACGCCCGAGTTCATCAACCGCGGAGACTACGAGGTGGAGATCGCCGGGCAGCGCTTCCCCGCCAAAGCCAAGCTCTACCCGTTCAGCTCACTGTTCGCCCAGCAGCGGCGCCGCAAGGAGGACCTGGAGCTCAGCAACTTCCAGAGCAAGTGA
- the ddb1 gene encoding DNA damage-binding protein 1 (The RefSeq protein has 1 substitution compared to this genomic sequence) translates to MSYNYVVTAQKPTAVNACITGHFTSAEDLNLLIAKNTRLEIYAVTAEGLRPVKEVGMYGKIAVMELFRPKGESKDLLFILTAKYNACILEYKQSGDSIDIITRAHGNVQDRIGRPSETGIIGIVDPECRMIGLRLYDGLFKVIPLDRENRELKAFNIRLEELQVIDVQFLYGCQAPTVCFIYQDPQGRHVKTYEVSLREKEFNKGPWKQENVEAEASMVIPVPEPFGGAIIIGQESITYHNGDKYLAVAPPIIKQSTIVCHNRVDPNGSRYLLGDMEGRLFMLLLEKEELMDGAVVLKDLHVELLGETSIAECLTYLDNGVVFVGSRLGDSQLVKLNVDSNDQGSYVGVMETFTNLGPIVDMCVVDLERQGQGQLVTCSGAFKEGSLRIIRNGIGIHEHASIDLPGIKGLWPLRSESSRDTDDMLVLSFVGQTRVLMLSGEEVEETELQGFVDNQQTFFCGNVAHQQLIQITSVSVRLVTQDSKALVSEWKEPQGRNISVASCNNTQVVLAVGRVLYYLQILSGELKQISSTEMEHEVACLDITPLGERTADSCICAVGLWTDISARLLKLPCFTPLHKEMLGGEIIPRSILMTTFEGSHYLLCALGDGALFYFGLDIQTGVLSERKKVTLGTQPTVLRTFRSLSTSNVFACSDRPTVIYSSNHKLVFSNVNLKEVNYMCPLNSEGYPDSLALANNSTLTIGTIDEIQKLHIRTVPLYESPKRICYQEVSQCFGVLSSRVEMQDASGTTAAVRPSASTQALSSSVSSSKLLPSSTSPHETSFGEEVEVHSLLVVDQHTFEVLHAHQFLQNEYALSMVSCKLGRDPAVYFIVGTAMVYPEEAEPKQGRIIVFHYTDGKLQTVAEKEVKGAVYSMVEFNGKLLASINSTVRLYEWTAEK, encoded by the exons ATGTCCTACAACTACGTGGTGACCGCGCAGAAGCCCACGGCGGTGAACGCCTGCATCacgg GCCACTTCACCTCCGCCGAGGACCTGAACCTGCTCATCGCCAAGAACACGCGGCTGGAGATCTACGCGGTGACGGCGGAGGGGCTGCGGCCGGTCAAAGAGGTCGGCATGTACGGCAAGATCGCGGTGATGGAGCTGTTCAGGCCcaag ggagaGAGCAAAGACCTTCTGTTCATTCTGACGGCCAAATACAACGCCTGCATCCTGGAGTACAAGCAGAGCGGAGACAGCATCGACATCATCACCCGAGCCCACGGCAACGTGCAg GACCGCATTGGCCGGCCGTCGGAGACCGGGATCATCGGCATCGTGGACCCAGAGTGCCGCATGATCGGGCTGCGGCTGTACGACGGGCTGTTCAAGGTGATCCCGCTGGACCGAGAGAACAGGGAGCTCAAGGCCTTCAACATCCGGCTGGAGGAGCTGCAGGTCATCGATGTCCAGTTCCTGTACGGCTGCCAGGCCCCCACCGTCTGCTTCATATACcag GACCCGCAGGGCCGACACGTGAAGACATACGAGGTTTCCCTGCGGGAGAAGGAGTTCAATAAAGGGCCCTGGAAGCAGGAGAACGTGGAGGCCGAGGCATCGATGGTCATTCCAG TCCCGGAGCCGTTCGGCGGAGCCATCATCATCGGGCAGGAGTCCATCACCTACCACAATGGAGATAAATACCTGGCCGTTGCTCCGCCCATTATCAAG CAAAGCACCATCGTGTGCCACAACCGTGTGGACCCGAACGGCTCGCGGTACCTGCTGGGCGATATGGAGGGCCGGCTGTTCATGCTGCTGCTGGAGAAGGAGGAGCTGATGGACGGAGCCGTGGTGCTGAAGGACCTGCATGTGGAGCTGCTGGGAGAG ACGTCCATCGCCGAGTGTTTGACCTATCTGGATAACGGGGTGGTGTTTGTGGGATCCAGACTGGGAGACTCTCAGCTGGTGAAG cTGAACGTGGACAGTAATGACCAGGGCTCGTATGTGGGGGTGATGGAGACCTTCACTAACCTGGGCCCAATAGTGGACATGTGTGTGGTGGACCTGGAGCGGCAAGGGCAAGGccag TTGGTGACGTGCTCCGGAGCGTTTAAGGAAGGCTCTCTCAGGATCATCCGGAACGGTATTGGGATCCACGAGCACGCCAGCATCGACCTGCCGGGAATCAAAG gtctgTGGCCTCTTCGCTCAGAGTCCAGCAGAGACACTGATGATATGCTGGTTTTGTCTTTCGTTGGTCAGACCAG GGTGCTGATGCTGAGTGGAGAGGAGGTGGAGGAGACGGAGCTGCAGGGGTTTGTGGATAACCAGCAGACCTTCTTCTGTGGGAATGTGGCGCATCAGCAGCTCATACAG atcACCTCGGTGTCGGTGCGGCTGGTCACTCAGGACAGTAAGGCTCTGGTCAGCGAGTGGAAGGAGCCGCAGGGCAGGAACATCAGCGTGGCGTCCTGCAACAACACACAGGTGGTGCTGGCGGTGGGCAGAGTGCTGTACTACCTGCAGATCCTGAGCGGAGAACTCAAGCAgatcag ctCTACAGAGATGGAGCATGAGGTGGCGTGTCTGGACATCACTCCTCTGGGCGAGCGCACTGCTGACTCCTGCATATGTGCTGTGGGGCTCTGGACCGACATCTCCGCCCGCCTGCTCAAGCTGCCCTGCTTCACCCCTCTGCACAAGGAGATGCTGGGCGgag agaTCATCCCTCGCTCCATCCTCATGACCACCTTCGAGGGCAGCCACTACCTGCTGTGTGCGCTGGGAGACGGAGCGCTCTTCTACTTCGGCCTGGATATTCAGACAG gtgttcTGAGCGAGCGTAAGAAGGTGACTCTCGGCACTCAGCCCACCGTCCTGCGCACGTTCCGCTCGCTCTCCACCTCCAACGTGTTCGCCTGCTCCGACCGGCCCACCGTCATCTACTCCAGCAACCACAAGCTGGTGTTCTCCAACGTCAACCTGAAGGAGGTCAACTACATGTGCCCGCTCAACTCTGAGGGCTACCCGGACAG TCTGGCTCTGGCCAATAACAGCACTCTCACCATCGGCACCATTGACGAGATCCAGAAGCTCCACATCCGGACTGTGCCGCTCTACGAGTCCCCCAA gCGGATCTGTTATCAGGAGGTGTCTCAGTGTTTTGGAGTTTTGTCCAGTAGAGTTGAAATGCAGGACGCCAGTGGAACCACAGCAGCCGTACGGCCCAGCGCCAgcacacag gctctGTCCAGCAGTGTGAGCTCCAGTAAGCTGTTCCCCAGCAGCACGTCGCCCCATGAGACGTCATTCGGGGAGGAGGTGGAGGTGCACAGCTTACTGGTGGTGGACCAGCACACGTTTGAGG TGCTGCACGCTCATCAGTTCCTGCAGAACGAGTACGCCCTCAGCATGGTGTCCTGCAAACTGGGTCGAGATCCTGCTGTTTACTTCATCGTCGGCACGGCGATGGTTTACCCAGAGGAGGCGGAGCCAAAGCAGGGCCGCATCATCGTCTTCCACTATACTGACG GTAAACTGCAGACGGTGGCGGAGAAGGAGGTGAAGGGTGCCGTTTACTCCATGGTGGAGTTCAATGGTAAACTGCTGGCCAGCATCAACAGCACG GTGCGTCTGTACGAGTGGACCGCAGAGAAGGAG
- the ddb1 gene encoding DNA damage-binding protein 1 isoform X1, with product MSYNYVVTAQKPTAVNACITGHFTSAEDLNLLIAKNTRLEIYAVTAEGLRPVKEVGMYGKIAVMELFRPKGESKDLLFILTAKYNACILEYKQSGDSIDIITRAHGNVQDRIGRPSETGIIGIVDPECRMIGLRLYDGLFKVIPLDRENRELKAFNIRLEELQVIDVQFLYGCQAPTVCFIYQDPQGRHVKTYEVSLREKEFNKGPWKQENVEAEASMVIPVPEPFGGAIIIGQESITYHNGDKYLAVAPPIIKQSTIVCHNRVDPNGSRYLLGDMEGRLFMLLLEKEELMDGAVVLKDLHVELLGETSIAECLTYLDNGVVFVGSRLGDSQLVKLNVDSNDQGSYVGVMETFTNLGPIVDMCVVDLERQGQGQLVTCSGAFKEGSLRIIRNGIGIHEHASIDLPGIKGLWPLRSESSRDTDDMLVLSFVGQTRVLMLSGEEVEETELQGFVDNQQTFFCGNVAHQQLIQITSVSVRLVTQDSKALVSEWKEPQGRNISVASCNNTQVVLAVGRVLYYLQILSGELKQISSTEMEHEVACLDITPLGERTADSCICAVGLWTDISARLLKLPCFTPLHKEMLGGEIIPRSILMTTFEGSHYLLCALGDGALFYFGLDIQTGVLSERKKVTLGTQPTVLRTFRSLSTSNVFACSDRPTVIYSSNHKLVFSNVNLKEVNYMCPLNSEGYPDSLALANNSTLTIGTIDEIQKLHIRTVPLYESPKRICYQEVSQCFGVLSSRVEMQDASGTTAAVRPSASTQALSSSVSSSKLFPSSTSPHETSFGEEVEVHSLLVVDQHTFEVLHAHQFLQNEYALSMVSCKLGRDPAVYFIVGTAMVYPEEAEPKQGRIIVFHYTDGKLQTVAEKEVKGAVYSMVEFNGKLLASINSTVRLYEWTAEKELRTECNHYNNIMALYLKTKGDFILVGDLMRSVLLLAYKPMEGSFEEIARDFNPNWMSAVEILDDDNFLGAENAFNLFVCQKDSAATTDEERQHLQEVGLFHLGEFVNVFSHGSLVLQNLGESSTPTQGSVLFGTVNGMIGLVTSLSEGWYSLLLDLQNRLNKVIKSVGKIEHSFWRSFHTERKTEQATGFIDGDLIESFLDLGRAKMQEVVSTLQIDDGSGMKREATVDEVIKIVEELTRIH from the exons ATGTCCTACAACTACGTGGTGACCGCGCAGAAGCCCACGGCGGTGAACGCCTGCATCacgg GCCACTTCACCTCCGCCGAGGACCTGAACCTGCTCATCGCCAAGAACACGCGGCTGGAGATCTACGCGGTGACGGCGGAGGGGCTGCGGCCGGTCAAAGAGGTCGGCATGTACGGCAAGATCGCGGTGATGGAGCTGTTCAGGCCcaag ggagaGAGCAAAGACCTTCTGTTCATTCTGACGGCCAAATACAACGCCTGCATCCTGGAGTACAAGCAGAGCGGAGACAGCATCGACATCATCACCCGAGCCCACGGCAACGTGCAg GACCGCATTGGCCGGCCGTCGGAGACCGGGATCATCGGCATCGTGGACCCAGAGTGCCGCATGATCGGGCTGCGGCTGTACGACGGGCTGTTCAAGGTGATCCCGCTGGACCGAGAGAACAGGGAGCTCAAGGCCTTCAACATCCGGCTGGAGGAGCTGCAGGTCATCGATGTCCAGTTCCTGTACGGCTGCCAGGCCCCCACCGTCTGCTTCATATACcag GACCCGCAGGGCCGACACGTGAAGACATACGAGGTTTCCCTGCGGGAGAAGGAGTTCAATAAAGGGCCCTGGAAGCAGGAGAACGTGGAGGCCGAGGCATCGATGGTCATTCCAG TCCCGGAGCCGTTCGGCGGAGCCATCATCATCGGGCAGGAGTCCATCACCTACCACAATGGAGATAAATACCTGGCCGTTGCTCCGCCCATTATCAAG CAAAGCACCATCGTGTGCCACAACCGTGTGGACCCGAACGGCTCGCGGTACCTGCTGGGCGATATGGAGGGCCGGCTGTTCATGCTGCTGCTGGAGAAGGAGGAGCTGATGGACGGAGCCGTGGTGCTGAAGGACCTGCATGTGGAGCTGCTGGGAGAG ACGTCCATCGCCGAGTGTTTGACCTATCTGGATAACGGGGTGGTGTTTGTGGGATCCAGACTGGGAGACTCTCAGCTGGTGAAG cTGAACGTGGACAGTAATGACCAGGGCTCGTATGTGGGGGTGATGGAGACCTTCACTAACCTGGGCCCAATAGTGGACATGTGTGTGGTGGACCTGGAGCGGCAAGGGCAAGGccag TTGGTGACGTGCTCCGGAGCGTTTAAGGAAGGCTCTCTCAGGATCATCCGGAACGGTATTGGGATCCACGAGCACGCCAGCATCGACCTGCCGGGAATCAAAG gtctgTGGCCTCTTCGCTCAGAGTCCAGCAGAGACACTGATGATATGCTGGTTTTGTCTTTCGTTGGTCAGACCAG GGTGCTGATGCTGAGTGGAGAGGAGGTGGAGGAGACGGAGCTGCAGGGGTTTGTGGATAACCAGCAGACCTTCTTCTGTGGGAATGTGGCGCATCAGCAGCTCATACAG atcACCTCGGTGTCGGTGCGGCTGGTCACTCAGGACAGTAAGGCTCTGGTCAGCGAGTGGAAGGAGCCGCAGGGCAGGAACATCAGCGTGGCGTCCTGCAACAACACACAGGTGGTGCTGGCGGTGGGCAGAGTGCTGTACTACCTGCAGATCCTGAGCGGAGAACTCAAGCAgatcag ctCTACAGAGATGGAGCATGAGGTGGCGTGTCTGGACATCACTCCTCTGGGCGAGCGCACTGCTGACTCCTGCATATGTGCTGTGGGGCTCTGGACCGACATCTCCGCCCGCCTGCTCAAGCTGCCCTGCTTCACCCCTCTGCACAAGGAGATGCTGGGCGgag agaTCATCCCTCGCTCCATCCTCATGACCACCTTCGAGGGCAGCCACTACCTGCTGTGTGCGCTGGGAGACGGAGCGCTCTTCTACTTCGGCCTGGATATTCAGACAG gtgttcTGAGCGAGCGTAAGAAGGTGACTCTCGGCACTCAGCCCACCGTCCTGCGCACGTTCCGCTCGCTCTCCACCTCCAACGTGTTCGCCTGCTCCGACCGGCCCACCGTCATCTACTCCAGCAACCACAAGCTGGTGTTCTCCAACGTCAACCTGAAGGAGGTCAACTACATGTGCCCGCTCAACTCTGAGGGCTACCCGGACAG TCTGGCTCTGGCCAATAACAGCACTCTCACCATCGGCACCATTGACGAGATCCAGAAGCTCCACATCCGGACTGTGCCGCTCTACGAGTCCCCCAA gCGGATCTGTTATCAGGAGGTGTCTCAGTGTTTTGGAGTTTTGTCCAGTAGAGTTGAAATGCAGGACGCCAGTGGAACCACAGCAGCCGTACGGCCCAGCGCCAgcacacag gctctGTCCAGCAGTGTGAGCTCCAGTAAGCTGTTCCCCAGCAGCACGTCGCCCCATGAGACGTCATTCGGGGAGGAGGTGGAGGTGCACAGCTTACTGGTGGTGGACCAGCACACGTTTGAGG TGCTGCACGCTCATCAGTTCCTGCAGAACGAGTACGCCCTCAGCATGGTGTCCTGCAAACTGGGTCGAGATCCTGCTGTTTACTTCATCGTCGGCACGGCGATGGTTTACCCAGAGGAGGCGGAGCCAAAGCAGGGCCGCATCATCGTCTTCCACTATACTGACG GTAAACTGCAGACGGTGGCGGAGAAGGAGGTGAAGGGTGCCGTTTACTCCATGGTGGAGTTCAATGGTAAACTGCTGGCCAGCATCAACAGCACG GTGCGTCTGTACGAGTGGACCGCAGAGAAGGAGCTGCGCACCGAGTGCAACCACTACAACAACATCATGGCGCTGTACCTGAAGACCAAAGGAGACTTCATCCTGGTGGGAGACCTGATGCGCTCCGTGCTGCTGCTGGCCTATAAGCCCATGGAGGGCAGCTTCGAGGAG ATCGCTCGAGATTTCAACCCCAACTGGATGAGTGCAGTGGAGATCCTGGACGACGACAACTTCCTCGGGGCGGAGAACGCCTTCAACCTGTTCGTCTGCCAGAAGGACAG cgCTGCCACCACAGACGAGGAGCGGCAGCACCTGCAGGAGGTGGGTCTGTTCCACCTGGGCGAGTTCGTCAATGTTTTCTCTCACGGGTCGCTGGTGCTGCAGAACCTGGGCGAGAGCTCCACACCCACACAGGGCTCAGTGCTGTTCGGCACCGTCAACGGCATGATCG gtctgGTGACGTCTCTGTCAGAGGGCTGGTACAGTTTACTGCTGGATCTGCAGAACCGCCTTAACAAGGTCATCAAGAGCGTCGGCAAGATCGAGCACAGCTT CTGGAGGTCGTTCCACACGGAGCGTAAGACGGAGCAGGCCACAGGCTTCATTGACGGGGATCTGATCGAGAGCTTCCTGGATTTGGGTCGAGCGAAGATGCAGGAGGTGGTCAGCACACtgcag atTGATGACGGCAGTGGGATGAAGCGTGAGGCAACGGTGGATGAGGTGATCAAGATCGTGGAGGAGCTGACGAGGATCCACTGA